The Paenibacillus sp. RUD330 genome has a segment encoding these proteins:
- a CDS encoding discoidin domain-containing protein translates to MKKMILSVAAALTLGGLAAGAASAAPVSDANTTLFGPNVYVFDPSMPAADIQSVATSVFSSLESAEFSSSRKALLFKPGTYNVNFNVGFYTHVAGLGLNPGDVTVTGGVNVNADWDNGNATRNFWRAIENMTLAPSSGKTQIAVSQAAPLRRLNIKGELDLFDFDSNWNAGWASGGFLADSKVDGKVVPASQQQWFSRNSEWGEWTNGVWNMMFVGSKNAPAASFPDPPYTVVPTTPVIREKPYLYVDGSGQYQVFVPALQSGTQGVSWASGSTPGQSIPISQFYVARPESATAASLNAALAQGKHLLFTPGIYHLSDTIRVANANTVVLGIGIPTLVPDTGLPAMTVADVDGVKIAGLTFDAGPVNTPVLMDVGPVGSSARHKSNPTSLHDLTFRTGGASNGRSDASLRINSSDVIGDHFWLWRADHGAGAGWTSNVSKNGLIVNGADVTLYGLFNEHHNEYQTVWNGNGGKLYFYQSEIPYDVPNQASWKSGGGAVNGYASYKVADSVTSHEAWGLGIYSYFRDAAVKLNSAIEAPNAPGVKFHNMTTIWLSGTAGSEISHIINNTGGRVYANTPAEAMRQTLGEWAGNGSGGTPTPTPTPTPTPTPTVAPTPTPTPTPAPGTALDRTGWTATSNPSSGDVPANLLDGSMATRWSTGAAMAPGQYILIDMKASKTFNKLTMDSTGSDSDYARGYEVYVSADGASWGSPVATGIGSAPVVTTSFAAQTARYIKIVQTGTNSSWWSIRELNVYGTSGGTTPTPTPTPGAALDRTGWTASSTPSSGDVPANLLDGSMATRWSTGAAMAPGQSITVDMKASKTFSKLTMDSTGSDSDYARGYEIYVSADGASWGSAVATGTGTGPVVTASFAAKTARYIKIVQTGTATSWWSIRELNVYS, encoded by the coding sequence ATGAAGAAAATGATCCTGTCGGTCGCAGCGGCGCTGACGCTGGGCGGATTGGCGGCAGGCGCAGCCTCGGCCGCGCCTGTCAGCGACGCCAACACCACCCTGTTCGGACCGAATGTCTATGTGTTCGATCCGTCCATGCCGGCGGCGGACATCCAGTCCGTGGCGACGTCGGTCTTCAGCTCGCTGGAGTCGGCCGAGTTCAGCAGCAGCCGCAAGGCGCTGCTGTTCAAGCCCGGCACGTACAACGTCAATTTCAACGTCGGCTTCTATACCCATGTGGCCGGCCTAGGGCTCAATCCCGGGGATGTCACGGTAACCGGCGGCGTCAACGTGAACGCCGACTGGGACAACGGCAACGCGACGCGCAATTTCTGGCGGGCGATCGAGAACATGACGCTGGCTCCTTCCAGCGGCAAGACGCAGATCGCCGTGTCGCAGGCCGCTCCGCTCCGCCGCCTCAACATCAAGGGCGAGCTCGACCTGTTCGATTTCGATTCCAACTGGAACGCCGGCTGGGCCAGCGGAGGCTTCCTCGCCGATTCCAAGGTCGACGGCAAGGTCGTTCCGGCCTCCCAGCAGCAGTGGTTCTCCCGCAACAGCGAGTGGGGAGAATGGACCAACGGCGTCTGGAACATGATGTTCGTCGGCAGCAAGAACGCCCCCGCGGCCAGCTTCCCCGATCCTCCCTACACCGTCGTGCCGACGACTCCGGTCATCCGCGAGAAGCCGTATCTGTACGTCGACGGCAGCGGCCAGTACCAGGTGTTCGTCCCCGCGCTGCAGAGCGGCACGCAGGGCGTCAGCTGGGCGTCCGGCTCTACGCCCGGCCAGTCGATCCCGATCAGCCAGTTTTATGTCGCGCGTCCTGAAAGCGCTACCGCGGCGAGCCTGAACGCAGCTCTCGCCCAAGGCAAGCATCTGCTGTTCACGCCCGGCATCTATCATCTGAGCGATACGATCCGCGTGGCGAACGCCAACACCGTCGTGCTCGGCATCGGCATTCCGACGCTCGTGCCGGATACGGGACTGCCCGCCATGACCGTCGCGGACGTGGACGGCGTGAAGATCGCCGGCCTTACCTTCGACGCCGGTCCTGTCAACACGCCGGTGCTGATGGATGTCGGCCCTGTCGGCAGCTCGGCCCGCCATAAATCCAATCCGACCTCCCTTCACGATCTGACCTTCCGCACCGGCGGCGCGTCCAACGGACGCAGCGACGCCAGCCTGCGCATCAACAGCAGCGACGTCATCGGCGACCATTTCTGGCTCTGGCGGGCCGACCATGGAGCCGGCGCCGGCTGGACGTCCAACGTCTCCAAAAACGGCCTCATCGTCAACGGCGCCGACGTCACCCTGTACGGGCTGTTCAACGAGCATCACAACGAGTATCAGACCGTATGGAACGGCAACGGCGGCAAGCTGTATTTCTACCAGTCCGAAATTCCGTACGACGTGCCGAATCAAGCCTCCTGGAAAAGCGGCGGAGGCGCCGTCAACGGCTACGCCTCCTACAAGGTCGCAGACAGCGTGACAAGCCACGAGGCCTGGGGACTCGGCATCTACTCCTACTTCCGCGACGCGGCCGTCAAGCTGAACAGCGCCATCGAGGCGCCCAACGCGCCGGGCGTGAAGTTCCACAACATGACGACCATCTGGCTCTCCGGCACGGCCGGCAGCGAGATCTCCCACATCATCAACAACACCGGCGGCCGCGTGTACGCCAACACCCCGGCCGAGGCGATGCGCCAGACGCTGGGTGAATGGGCGGGCAACGGCTCGGGAGGCACGCCTACCCCGACACCGACTCCGACTCCGACCCCAACCCCGACGGTTGCGCCTACGCCGACTCCGACTCCGACACCGGCGCCGGGAACGGCGCTGGACCGGACCGGATGGACCGCGACGAGCAATCCGTCGAGCGGAGACGTCCCGGCCAACCTGCTGGACGGCAGCATGGCGACCCGCTGGAGCACAGGCGCGGCGATGGCGCCGGGCCAATATATCCTCATCGACATGAAGGCTTCCAAAACCTTCAACAAGCTGACGATGGACTCCACCGGCAGCGACAGCGACTATGCGCGGGGTTATGAGGTGTATGTCTCCGCCGACGGCGCGAGCTGGGGCAGCCCCGTTGCGACGGGAATCGGCAGCGCACCCGTCGTGACGACTTCCTTCGCGGCTCAGACCGCCCGCTACATCAAGATCGTGCAGACCGGCACGAACAGCAGCTGGTGGTCGATCCGCGAGCTGAACGTGTACGGCACGTCGGGCGGGACAACGCCGACTCCGACTCCGACGCCTGGCGCAGCTCTGGACCGCACCGGCTGGACGGCGAGCAGCACGCCGTCCAGCGGCGACGTGCCGGCCAACCTGCTCGACGGCAGCATGGCGACCCGCTGGAGTACAGGCGCGGCGATGGCGCCGGGCCAGTCCATCACCGTCGATATGAAGGCGTCCAAAACCTTCTCCAAGCTGACGATGGATTCTACCGGCAGCGACAGCGACTATGCGCGGGGTTATGAAATCTACGTCTCCGCCGACGGCGCGAGCTGGGGCAGCGCCGTCGCCACAGGCACCGGCACCGGTCCCGTCGTCACCGCCTCGTTCGCGGCGAAGACCGCCCGCTACATCAAGATCGTGCAGACCGGAACGGCGACCAGCTGGTGGTCGATCCGCGAGCTGAACGTATACAGCTGA
- a CDS encoding DEAD/DEAH box helicase: protein MNQPAPVLTEAMIQNLCGSLSFGKGRTLYNNGKVLLADMAADGSRVEALVQDKPQSHVSVRAGSGGRLEASCSSCPPLGSYVKGCKHVAAVLVAVKERLHDGGGEPGRRRSAGKKPAAGAQAPPSGVDKLLQLFNAAAAPAAPGLAERLVDSRRLTRAELVCAPVLLDGGLRLLGIALSVADGRGLRPVRRIREFLLRIGAGAAADPAETGAAFDPQQQRFPAGQEALLRLLAETAGTEALYRQPSGQAGDAAASALPESVLPVPPAVWPRLQPLLLLATGLKLEHRGAAYDGLREGDGAPELGFRLEEAGHGEYGLRADGLAAVTAFPAYAAALQGNSLHRLEPQQAVRLDELQRLLADAPDGRLAVPEDQLEALAAGVLPELAKLGSVKLDARLEERMIRHPLKARLYLDRVRDKLLAALEFQYGEIVFNPLEDLRQRGTGAILIRDPEREAEIFRVLEEDKPASTDAGYFLSGEEEEYRFLYRTVPKLEKLLQLYATNAVRIRMPSSTAPPQVRVEVDERTDWLEFRFSMDGVPSEEVRHLVEAVQERKPYYRLPSGAFVSLEGDRFAGMIRIIQDTGMASRIGLDGSFKLPLLQGLPMLHHASGEDAGMRFGPALHKLAEDLRHPERLEFPLPESLENVLRDYQKTGFRWFKTLAHYGLGGILADDMGLGKTLQAISFLVSVLPEIRESGQPALVVCPSSLLYNWSSELERFAPGMRAVIADGSRKERSAKLSRLGGVDVVIASYPLVRLDTADYDALAFHTLILDEAQMIKNDVTSTARAVKRLNARHRFALSGTPLENRLTELWSICEAVLPGLFGSRREFQELRSGEVARMIRPFLLRRLKRDVLSELPDKIETMLKTDLLPEQKRLYASYLVKLRAEALKHMAEGIFELKKIRILAGLTRLRQICNHPAVFVEDYAGGSAKFDQLMDLVRDCRLSGRRPLVFSQYTGMLDMIRRRLTEQGVSTFLLEGSTPARERVEICRRFNAGERDVCLLSLKAGGTGLNLTGADTVILYDLWWNPASEQQAMDRAHRIGQDKTVQVFRLVARGTIEERMHDMQQRKRRLAEEVIQGTAEADMPLLNQDDIRELLALPEGTS from the coding sequence ATGAACCAGCCGGCACCGGTCCTGACCGAAGCGATGATCCAAAATCTGTGCGGCAGCCTTTCCTTCGGGAAGGGCCGGACGCTCTACAATAACGGCAAGGTGCTGCTGGCCGATATGGCTGCGGACGGCAGCCGGGTCGAGGCTCTCGTCCAGGACAAGCCGCAGAGCCATGTGTCCGTCCGCGCCGGGTCGGGAGGCCGGCTGGAGGCGTCCTGCTCCTCTTGCCCGCCATTGGGCTCTTATGTCAAAGGCTGCAAGCATGTGGCGGCGGTGCTCGTAGCCGTCAAGGAGCGGCTCCATGACGGCGGCGGGGAGCCTGGACGCCGGCGGAGCGCAGGGAAGAAGCCTGCTGCCGGCGCCCAGGCGCCTCCGTCCGGCGTGGACAAGCTGCTGCAGCTGTTCAACGCGGCAGCGGCGCCGGCCGCTCCCGGACTGGCGGAGCGGCTGGTGGACTCGCGCCGGCTGACGCGGGCGGAGCTTGTCTGCGCGCCGGTCCTGCTGGACGGCGGCTTGCGCCTGCTCGGCATCGCCTTGTCGGTCGCGGACGGGCGCGGCCTGCGGCCCGTGCGGCGGATCCGCGAGTTCCTGCTGCGCATCGGCGCTGGAGCGGCGGCCGACCCGGCCGAGACGGGCGCCGCGTTCGATCCGCAGCAGCAGCGCTTTCCTGCCGGGCAGGAGGCGCTGCTGCGCCTGCTCGCGGAGACGGCCGGCACGGAGGCGCTGTACCGGCAGCCATCGGGGCAGGCCGGCGATGCCGCCGCAAGCGCTCTGCCGGAGAGCGTGCTTCCGGTGCCGCCTGCCGTTTGGCCCCGCCTGCAGCCGCTGCTGCTGCTGGCGACGGGCTTGAAGCTGGAGCATCGGGGAGCCGCCTACGATGGGCTGCGCGAGGGCGACGGAGCTCCGGAGCTCGGCTTCCGGCTGGAGGAGGCGGGGCATGGCGAATACGGGCTGCGGGCCGACGGACTGGCCGCCGTCACCGCCTTTCCTGCTTATGCCGCCGCTCTGCAGGGCAACTCGCTCCACCGGCTCGAACCGCAGCAGGCCGTGCGGCTGGACGAGCTGCAGCGGCTGCTGGCCGACGCGCCGGATGGAAGGCTGGCCGTTCCGGAGGATCAGCTGGAGGCGCTTGCCGCCGGCGTGCTGCCGGAGCTGGCGAAGCTCGGCAGCGTGAAGCTGGACGCCCGCCTGGAGGAGAGGATGATCCGTCATCCGCTCAAAGCCCGGCTGTATTTGGATCGAGTGCGCGACAAGCTGCTCGCCGCCCTTGAATTCCAATACGGGGAAATCGTCTTCAATCCGCTGGAGGATCTGCGCCAGAGAGGGACGGGAGCGATTCTGATCCGCGATCCCGAGCGGGAGGCCGAGATCTTCCGGGTGCTGGAGGAGGACAAGCCCGCCTCCACGGACGCCGGTTATTTCCTCTCGGGGGAAGAGGAGGAATACCGATTCCTCTACCGCACCGTGCCCAAGCTGGAGAAGCTGCTGCAGCTCTACGCGACGAATGCGGTCCGCATCCGCATGCCGTCGAGCACGGCTCCGCCGCAGGTGCGGGTTGAGGTCGACGAGCGGACCGACTGGCTGGAATTCCGCTTCTCGATGGACGGAGTGCCGTCCGAGGAGGTCCGCCATCTGGTGGAGGCGGTTCAGGAACGAAAGCCTTACTACAGGCTGCCTTCTGGAGCATTCGTTTCCCTGGAAGGCGACCGTTTCGCCGGGATGATCCGGATCATCCAGGACACGGGCATGGCAAGCCGGATCGGCCTGGACGGATCGTTCAAGCTGCCGCTGCTTCAGGGGCTGCCCATGCTTCACCATGCTTCCGGCGAGGATGCGGGCATGCGGTTCGGTCCCGCCTTGCATAAGCTGGCGGAGGATCTCCGCCATCCGGAGCGATTGGAGTTCCCGTTGCCGGAATCGCTGGAGAACGTGCTGCGCGACTATCAGAAGACCGGCTTCCGCTGGTTCAAGACGCTGGCCCATTACGGCCTTGGAGGCATTCTGGCTGACGACATGGGGCTGGGAAAAACGCTGCAGGCGATCTCCTTCCTCGTCTCCGTGCTGCCCGAGATCCGGGAGAGCGGGCAGCCGGCTCTCGTCGTCTGCCCGTCCTCGCTGCTGTACAACTGGAGCTCCGAGCTGGAGCGCTTCGCTCCAGGCATGCGCGCCGTCATCGCCGACGGCTCCAGGAAGGAGCGCAGCGCCAAGCTGTCCCGGCTGGGCGGCGTCGACGTCGTCATCGCCTCCTATCCGCTGGTAAGGCTGGATACGGCCGATTATGACGCGCTTGCGTTCCATACGCTCATCCTGGACGAGGCGCAGATGATCAAGAACGATGTCACGAGCACGGCGCGGGCGGTCAAGCGGTTGAATGCGCGCCATCGGTTCGCTCTGTCCGGCACGCCGCTGGAGAACCGCTTGACCGAGCTGTGGTCGATCTGCGAGGCCGTGCTGCCGGGGCTGTTCGGCAGCCGCCGCGAGTTCCAGGAGCTGCGCAGCGGGGAGGTGGCGCGGATGATCCGGCCGTTCCTGCTCCGCAGGCTCAAGCGCGACGTGCTGAGCGAGCTGCCGGACAAGATCGAGACGATGCTGAAGACCGACCTGCTGCCGGAGCAGAAGAGGCTGTACGCCAGCTATCTGGTGAAGCTGCGGGCGGAGGCTCTGAAGCATATGGCCGAGGGCATTTTCGAGCTGAAGAAGATCCGCATTCTGGCGGGGCTGACCCGCCTGCGGCAGATCTGCAACCATCCGGCCGTGTTCGTGGAGGACTACGCCGGCGGCTCGGCCAAGTTCGACCAGCTGATGGATCTCGTGCGGGATTGCCGGCTGAGCGGCCGCAGGCCGCTCGTCTTCTCGCAGTACACCGGCATGCTGGACATGATCCGGCGGCGGCTGACGGAGCAGGGCGTGTCCACGTTCCTGCTCGAGGGCAGCACTCCGGCCCGCGAGAGGGTGGAAATCTGCCGCCGCTTCAACGCCGGCGAGCGCGACGTCTGCCTGCTCTCGCTCAAGGCCGGCGGCACCGGCCTCAACCTGACCGGCGCCGATACGGTCATCCTGTACGACCTGTGGTGGAACCCGGCGTCCGAGCAGCAGGCGATGGACCGGGCGCACCGGATCGGCCAGGACAAGACGGTGCAGGTGTTCCGGCTCGTCGCCCGCGGCACGATCGAGGAGCGCATGCACGACATGCAGCAGCGCAAGCGCCGTCTCGCCGAGGAAGTCATCCAAGGAACAGCGGAGGCCGATATGCCGCTGCTCAATCAGGACGACATCCGGGAGCTGCTGGCGCTGCCGGAGGGGACTTCTTAG
- a CDS encoding alpha-glucosidase, giving the protein MKRAWWKESVVYQIYPRSFQDSNGDGIGDIPGIVSRLDYLQELGVDVVWLCPVYESPNDDNGYDISDYRRIMDEFGTLEDWEKLLEDLHARGMKLIMDLVVNHSSDEHAWFMESRKSRDNGYRDYYIWRDGKNGAEPNNWSSFFSGSAWAYDGETDQYYLHLFSSKQPDLNWENGKVRREVYDMMAWWLDKGIDGFRMDVINLISKMPGLPDAPGEGRYSFGADSFMNGPRVHEYLQEMNREVLSRYDIMTVGETPGVTPEQAALYVGEDRGELNMVFQFEHMDLDSGPGGKWDVQPWRLTEFKRVMGKWQLELQDRGWNSLYLNNHDQPRMVSRFGDDKDYRKQSAKMLGTLLHTLQGTPYIYQGEELGMTNVRFGSIGEYRDIETLNMYKEATQAGRPVEAVMASIYSKGRDNARTPMQWDGSAHGGFTTGTPWIASNPDYTEINAEEARSDPDSIFHYYRRLIALRKRHDVIVYGKYEALLEEDERIYAYTRTLDGERLLVLLNFSREDANCSLPAAIRFQTAELLIGNYGDGADRDWRNLKLRPYEALVLRLQG; this is encoded by the coding sequence ATGAAGCGAGCATGGTGGAAGGAAAGCGTCGTCTATCAGATTTATCCCCGCAGTTTCCAGGACAGCAACGGAGACGGCATCGGCGACATCCCGGGAATCGTGTCCCGGCTGGATTATTTGCAGGAGCTCGGCGTCGACGTCGTCTGGCTCTGTCCCGTCTACGAATCTCCGAACGACGACAACGGGTATGACATCAGCGATTACCGCCGCATCATGGATGAATTCGGCACGCTCGAGGACTGGGAGAAGCTGCTGGAGGATCTGCATGCCCGCGGCATGAAGCTGATCATGGATCTCGTCGTGAACCACAGTTCGGACGAGCACGCCTGGTTCATGGAATCCCGCAAGTCCCGGGACAACGGCTATCGCGATTACTATATTTGGCGGGACGGCAAAAACGGAGCGGAGCCGAACAACTGGTCGAGCTTCTTCAGCGGTTCCGCATGGGCATACGACGGGGAGACGGATCAATATTACCTGCATCTGTTCTCCTCCAAGCAGCCCGATCTCAACTGGGAGAACGGGAAGGTCCGCCGCGAGGTGTACGATATGATGGCCTGGTGGCTGGACAAGGGCATCGACGGCTTCCGGATGGATGTCATCAACCTGATCTCCAAGATGCCGGGACTGCCGGACGCGCCTGGAGAAGGGCGCTACAGCTTCGGCGCCGATTCTTTCATGAACGGCCCTAGGGTGCACGAATATTTGCAGGAAATGAACCGCGAGGTGCTGTCCCGCTACGACATCATGACGGTGGGAGAGACGCCGGGCGTGACGCCGGAGCAGGCGGCTCTGTACGTCGGCGAGGACCGGGGAGAGCTGAACATGGTGTTCCAGTTCGAGCATATGGACCTCGATTCCGGGCCCGGCGGCAAATGGGATGTGCAGCCTTGGAGGCTGACGGAATTCAAGCGCGTCATGGGAAAATGGCAGCTGGAGCTGCAGGACAGGGGCTGGAACAGCCTGTACCTGAACAACCACGACCAGCCGCGGATGGTATCCCGCTTCGGCGACGACAAGGACTATCGCAAGCAGTCCGCGAAAATGCTGGGCACGCTGCTGCACACGCTGCAGGGAACGCCCTATATCTATCAGGGCGAGGAGCTCGGCATGACCAACGTCCGGTTCGGCTCCATCGGGGAGTACCGGGATATCGAGACGCTGAACATGTATAAGGAAGCGACTCAGGCCGGACGCCCGGTGGAGGCTGTCATGGCTTCCATTTACAGCAAAGGGAGAGACAATGCCCGCACGCCTATGCAGTGGGACGGATCCGCTCACGGAGGCTTCACGACCGGCACGCCATGGATCGCGTCCAACCCCGATTACACGGAGATCAACGCGGAGGAAGCGCGCAGCGATCCGGATTCCATTTTCCATTATTACCGCCGGCTGATCGCCCTGCGCAAGCGGCATGATGTCATCGTCTACGGCAAGTACGAGGCGCTGCTCGAGGAGGACGAGCGGATCTATGCATATACGCGCACGCTGGATGGAGAGCGGCTGCTTGTGCTGCTGAACTTCTCCCGAGAGGATGCCAATTGCAGCCTGCCGGCAGCCATCCGATTCCAGACCGCCGAGCTTCTCATCGGCAATTACGGGGATGGAGCGGATCGCGATTGGCGCAACCTGAAGCTTCGACCTTATGAGGCGCTCGTCCTGCGCTTGCAGGGCTGA
- a CDS encoding aldo/keto reductase → MDYVKLGNTGLDVSRICLGCMGFGDADRWIHKWVLDEESSRHIIKNALELGINFFDTANVYSGGTSEEIVGRALKDFANRDEIVIATKVYGRMHEGTNGAGLSRKAIMSEIDKSLKRLGTDYVDLYQIHRWDYQTPIEETMEAMHDVVKAGKARYIGASAMYAWQFLKALHTAETRGWTRFVSMQNHLNLIYREEEREMLPLCREEKIGVIPYSPLAGGRLTRDAGETTLRSETDQIARQKYDATADADRSIIDKVASIAEKRGVSRVQIALAWLLQKQPVTAPIVGATKLSHLQEAAAALSVSLMPEEIASLEDPYVPHRVVGAQ, encoded by the coding sequence ATGGACTATGTGAAACTTGGAAACACCGGCTTGGATGTATCCCGCATTTGCCTTGGCTGCATGGGCTTCGGCGACGCCGACCGCTGGATTCACAAGTGGGTGCTCGATGAGGAGAGCAGCCGTCACATCATCAAGAATGCCTTGGAGTTGGGTATTAATTTCTTTGATACGGCTAACGTATATTCGGGCGGAACCAGCGAAGAGATCGTCGGACGCGCTCTCAAGGATTTCGCGAATCGGGATGAGATCGTCATCGCGACGAAGGTGTATGGCCGCATGCATGAGGGCACCAATGGGGCCGGACTTTCCCGCAAGGCGATCATGAGCGAGATCGACAAAAGCCTGAAGCGTCTTGGAACCGATTACGTGGACCTGTACCAGATTCACCGCTGGGATTACCAGACGCCGATCGAAGAGACGATGGAAGCCATGCACGATGTCGTGAAGGCCGGCAAAGCCCGATACATAGGGGCCTCGGCCATGTATGCATGGCAATTCTTGAAGGCGCTTCATACAGCAGAGACTCGCGGATGGACCCGGTTCGTATCGATGCAGAACCATTTGAACCTCATTTATCGCGAAGAAGAGCGGGAGATGCTTCCTCTCTGCAGGGAGGAGAAAATCGGCGTGATTCCTTACAGTCCCCTGGCAGGCGGAAGGCTGACGAGAGATGCCGGGGAAACGACTCTTCGTTCCGAAACCGATCAGATCGCCAGACAAAAGTACGACGCCACCGCAGACGCCGACCGCTCGATCATCGATAAAGTCGCTTCCATAGCGGAAAAGCGCGGCGTCTCCCGCGTCCAGATCGCGCTGGCCTGGCTGCTGCAGAAGCAGCCCGTCACCGCTCCTATTGTCGGCGCCACCAAACTATCGCATCTCCAGGAGGCGGCCGCCGCTCTCTCGGTATCCTTGATGCCGGAGGAAATCGCGTCGCTGGAAGATCCGTATGTCCCTCATCGGGTCGTCGGAGCCCAATAA
- a CDS encoding sugar ABC transporter substrate-binding protein, whose protein sequence is MVKQAVGEEQAVKHRKAAQASQQRPSSAALRKAATAGTLGALLLLSAACGNNGNSSGNNGGAASPAPTSGASTAPSGSPAPAKDVKLEFWTISLQPKFNDFFNKLIDQYEQGHPGVTIDWKDYPYDAIQAKLLATAGGSNSPDVVNLNTEFASQLASKGALADLNPLIGDEVKSSFFDGIYNSTVFDGKAYALPWYTGTQVLYMNTNLVKKAGLDPANPPKTKEELYEWSRQIKAKTGASGYATQFGANILPSEGVPILDEARTGAAFNTDAGIAVVQQLKTLVDEGVIVKDDAKFDKQIQYYSSEQVAFELSGPSFINFLKTSAPDVYKNTIAVPLPTGKADLRYSNSMNLVVPKGSKDPQAAADFAAFVTNADNQTAFSKDSNTLPATKKSIEDPFFSESDNTLESQAKIASAQSLDKAQEYYLGIPAAGDINTAVSKELQNIILNGGDVKKGLDAAAAKVNEAIKAPAK, encoded by the coding sequence ATGGTGAAGCAAGCAGTAGGCGAGGAACAGGCCGTCAAGCATCGCAAGGCGGCTCAAGCATCCCAACAACGTCCGTCATCCGCAGCGCTGCGCAAGGCCGCGACGGCGGGAACTTTGGGAGCGCTGCTCCTGCTGAGCGCCGCATGCGGCAACAACGGCAACAGCAGCGGGAACAACGGCGGAGCGGCATCGCCGGCCCCGACGTCCGGAGCCAGCACCGCTCCGAGCGGCAGCCCGGCCCCCGCCAAGGACGTGAAGCTGGAGTTCTGGACGATCTCCCTCCAGCCGAAGTTCAACGACTTCTTCAACAAGCTGATCGACCAGTACGAGCAGGGACATCCCGGCGTCACCATCGACTGGAAGGACTATCCGTACGACGCCATCCAGGCCAAGCTGCTCGCAACCGCAGGCGGCAGCAATTCTCCCGACGTCGTCAACCTCAACACGGAATTCGCCAGCCAGCTCGCCTCCAAGGGCGCTCTTGCCGACCTCAATCCGCTCATCGGCGACGAGGTGAAATCGAGCTTTTTCGACGGCATCTACAATTCCACCGTCTTTGACGGAAAAGCATACGCCCTGCCGTGGTATACCGGCACCCAAGTCCTCTACATGAACACCAATCTGGTCAAGAAGGCCGGGCTTGATCCCGCCAATCCTCCCAAAACCAAGGAGGAGCTCTATGAGTGGTCCAGGCAGATCAAGGCCAAGACGGGCGCTTCGGGGTACGCGACCCAGTTCGGCGCGAATATCCTCCCGAGCGAGGGCGTTCCGATCCTGGACGAGGCGCGGACCGGCGCAGCCTTCAATACGGATGCCGGCATAGCAGTCGTACAGCAGCTGAAAACCCTCGTGGACGAGGGCGTCATCGTCAAGGACGACGCCAAGTTCGACAAGCAGATCCAATATTACTCCAGCGAGCAGGTGGCGTTCGAGCTGTCCGGCCCATCCTTCATCAACTTCCTCAAGACATCCGCTCCGGATGTGTACAAAAACACGATCGCGGTGCCGCTGCCGACGGGCAAGGCGGATCTGCGCTATTCCAACTCCATGAACCTGGTTGTGCCGAAGGGCTCCAAGGACCCGCAGGCAGCGGCCGACTTCGCCGCCTTCGTCACGAACGCGGATAACCAGACCGCCTTCTCCAAGGATTCCAATACGCTGCCGGCGACGAAGAAATCGATCGAGGATCCGTTCTTCTCCGAATCCGACAATACGCTGGAATCCCAGGCCAAGATCGCTTCGGCGCAGAGCCTTGACAAGGCTCAGGAGTATTACCTGGGCATACCTGCAGCGGGCGACATCAATACCGCCGTCTCCAAGGAGCTGCAGAACATCATCCTGAACGGCGGCGACGTCAAGAAGGGACTGGATGCGGCGGCTGCCAAAGTGAACGAGGCCATCAAAGCCCCGGCCAAATGA
- a CDS encoding sugar ABC transporter permease — MRRRSLASDALPAWSFMAPGLLVIGVFVLFPILYSIPLALTNYSVLGETDFVGLDNFVKAFKDDSFIASLRNSMTYVLVVPVLQLLSILMAILVNSRIPGIKAFRAAYYIPVVTSMVAVALMWNWLLSQNGLVNYILMELGIIREKIGWLSTSSTALYVLMFITLWKGLGYYMMLYLAGLQAIPADLYEAAIVDGATAAQRIRHITIPLLRPYVFFCSLISLMGAIRVFDEMFVLTNGGPGNATLTSSLYIYQEGITKLNYGYASALGLIVSVIVGVVSVIVFRVNQKGGVNPY, encoded by the coding sequence ATGCGCAGAAGAAGCCTCGCCTCCGATGCGCTTCCGGCCTGGAGCTTCATGGCTCCGGGCCTTCTCGTTATCGGAGTTTTTGTTTTGTTTCCCATCCTGTACAGCATCCCGCTCGCGCTGACCAACTACTCGGTGCTCGGCGAGACGGATTTCGTCGGCCTGGACAACTTCGTCAAGGCGTTCAAGGACGACAGCTTCATCGCCTCCCTCCGGAATTCGATGACGTACGTCCTCGTCGTTCCGGTGCTGCAGCTGCTGTCGATTCTGATGGCGATCCTCGTCAACAGCCGCATTCCGGGCATCAAGGCGTTCCGCGCCGCCTACTACATTCCGGTCGTCACCTCGATGGTCGCCGTCGCGCTCATGTGGAACTGGCTGCTCAGCCAGAACGGCCTCGTCAACTACATCCTGATGGAGCTCGGCATCATCCGGGAGAAGATCGGCTGGCTCTCGACCAGCTCGACCGCTCTCTATGTGCTCATGTTCATCACCTTGTGGAAAGGGCTCGGCTATTACATGATGCTGTATCTGGCCGGCCTTCAGGCGATTCCCGCCGATCTGTACGAGGCGGCGATCGTGGACGGAGCTACAGCGGCCCAGCGGATCCGCCATATCACCATTCCGCTGCTGCGTCCGTACGTCTTCTTCTGCAGCCTGATTTCCCTCATGGGCGCCATCCGCGTCTTCGACGAGATGTTCGTGCTGACGAACGGAGGACCGGGCAATGCGACGCTGACCTCCAGCCTCTACATTTACCAGGAGGGCATCACCAAGCTGAATTACGGGTATGCCTCGGCGCTCGGGCTGATCGTCAGCGTCATTGTCGGCGTCGTCAGCGTCATCGTATTCCGGGTCAATCAGAAAGGCGGGGTGAATCCATATTGA